In Vigna angularis cultivar LongXiaoDou No.4 chromosome 8, ASM1680809v1, whole genome shotgun sequence, one DNA window encodes the following:
- the LOC108344871 gene encoding uncharacterized protein LOC108344871, which produces MKFRYAMVCSSNQNRSMEAHSLLKKQGFEVSSYGTGAHVKLPGPSVREPNVYEFGTPYKHMYDDLRRKDSELYRRNGILAMLKRNATVKLAPQRWQENAVDGVFDVVLTFEEKVFDMVIEDLHNRDQVLLKAVLVINLEVKDNHDEAAVGAKHTLDLCQEIEKAESWEESIDEIIAGFENKYRRKLLYSVSFY; this is translated from the exons ATGAAGTTTCGGTACGCGATGGTGTGTTCTTCGAACCAGAACAGGAGCATGGAGGCTCATTCCCTGCTCAAGAAGCAGGGCTTCGAAGTGTCTTCTTACGGCACTGGTGCCCACGTGAAGCTCCCGGGTCCCTCGGTCAGGGAGCCCAATGTCTACGAATTCGGAACCCCCTACAAGCATATGTACGATGACCTACGTAGAAAAGACTCTGAACT CTATAGACGAAATGGAATCTTGGCAATGCTTAAAAGAAATGCAACAGTCAAGTTGGCACCTCAACGGTGGCAGGAAAATGCTGTTGATGGCGTCTTTGACGTGGTATTGACATTTGAAGAAAAAGTGTTTGATATGGTTATTGAAG ATCTCCATAATAGAGATCAAGTTTTATTGAAAGCTGTGCTGGTAATCAACTTAGAGGTAAAAGATAACCACGACGAAGCAGCTGTGGGAGCTAAGCATACTTTGGATCTATGTCAGGAG ATTGAAAAAGCAGAATCATGGGAGGAATCAATTGACGAAATTATTGCTGGTTTTGAGAATAAGTATAGGAGGAAGCTTTTGTACAGTGTCTCCTTCTACTAG